Below is a window of Virgibacillus sp. NKC19-3 DNA.
GAAAATTTAATCGAGGCTGTAAAAGATGTTCTCGGTGATGCGGCAACGGATGAAGTTATTGAGGCTTGGGAGAAAGCTTACCAAGCCATTGCAGATTTTTTTATTGATATAGAGAATAAACTTTACAAACAGACCGAGTTGCAGCCAGGTGGCTGGGTTGGCAACCGTTCTTTCTATGTAGCTCAAAAAGTGAAAGAGAGTGATGTGATTACTTCTTTCTATTTAAAGCCTGAAGATGGAAAGAGAATTCCTGTCTATAATCCTGGTCAGTACCTTACAATACAGGCAGATATCAAGGGCGAAAAATATTTTCATATGAGACATTATAGCTTGTCAGATGCCCCCAATCATGAATATTACCGGATTAGTGTTAAGCGTGAAGATGCCCTTAACGGTGCACCTGCTGGAATTGTATCGAATTACCTCCATCATGAAGTTGCAGTAGGAGACGTACTGCCTATTAGAGCCCCGGCTGGTGATTTTACGTTTAAAACAGAAGGACAACCGATTGTTTTGCTTAGTGGGGGAGTTGGGATTACGCCAATGATGAGTATGTTCAATACGTTGGTTGAGACTCACTCTGACCGCGAAATCACATTTATCCATGCAGCTGCGAATAGTAAAGTTCATGCGATGAGAGAACATGTGGAAGAATTAGTGAAGGAACACAAGAATATAACTTCCTTTGTATGCTATTCTGCCCCAACTGAACAAGACCGATCCGAAAAGCGTTATGATAAAGAGGGTTTTATTAACTTGAACTGGTTAAAAACTGTTTTATCCGATAATCGGAAAGACTTTTATTTTTGCGGTCCGCTTCCCTTCTTAAAAGCTATAAACGGTGCACTTAAGGAATGGGGCGTACCAAAAGAAAAACGTACTTATGAATTATTCAGTCCTATCAGTACAATCGAAGAAGCATAGGTCAGGAGGAGTTTATGTCATTGTAACATTCGCCCAAATGAAACAAAGAGGACATCCTTTATTTATTTTAGTTTAAGAAAGACAGCTTAAATAAGACGTAGCTCTAATTATTATTCAATCAAATGCTACAACAACTCATTTCAAGTAATAGATGAGCCTGTTTGTTTGAAAACGTAAATAGAAGGGAAGAAATACAATGTGAATATTATGGTGATATACAACCATCCTCTTCTTGTTAAGAGGTTAACGCTATGCAAAGGAGCGAATGGAAATGGCGAATAGTAAGATTAAATTAAAGAAAAAAGAATTAGTCGCGAATGATACCATGGCTTTCCACTGGGAAATGCCAGAAGGATTTGAATTTAAAGCTGGTCAGCTTACTCATATCAAATTGATTAATCCGAGTGAGATCGATGAAGAAGGGACGAAACGGGCGTTGTCACTCGTTTATGCGCCGAGTGAAAATGAATTGGTCACAGCTACTCGCCTGAGGGATTCAGCGTTTAAGCGGGTTTTAAAAGATTTGCCAGAAGGTAGTGAAGTAGCATTTGATGGGGCGAACGGAAGCTTTACCCTGCATAAAACGGAATCAACCCCGGCTGTATTTATCATTGGCGGCATTGGTATTACACCTATCCGAAGCATGATTGCGGAGGCTACAAATCAGCAAACGGATCATGAACTTACGTTGCTGTACTCGAATAAAACACCAGATGATGCTCCGTTTCTATCTGATCTTGAGAATATGGAAAAACAAAATCCAAATTTCAAGTTTGTTCCTGTCATGACGAGATCAAGTGCGGATGAGTGGAATGGGGAACTGGGCCACATTGATGCAGACATGCTTAAACGACATGTTTCAGATATAAATAAACCAATCTATTATTTGTCCGGTCCTGGAAATATGGTAGAAGCAATGCAGAAAATGCTTGTTGAAGCCGGTGTAAATGAAGATAATATTCGTACAGAAGAGTTTGCAGGATATTAAGAAAAGAAAACCAGTTTATCCGATAAGTAACATTACTTTATGCCATGTTCAAGTATAATACTGTGAAAATAGTCATGTGAGCAAGAAATGTCTGCATGGTTGTTTTATGAATGTGGCAAGGACGCAAACAGTTATGGAAATGGGATCACCATCCTGTTTTTACCCGTCGTTTTAACTAAACCAATGGGATTACAATAAAAATGAAATGGCATTCTATGGGAAGTTTTCTCCTGTGGAATGCTATTTTTTTATGTAATGCTTCCGTCTAGGGTATTTAGAGCATGAAATTCTTGAACTTCATGCTCCTCGCTGCCTGTAGCCAACTAAATGTTAATGCTTCCCCGGTGCAATCCCTTTAATGAGCATCTCCGTCCATTCTTCTGTATAGGGGGCGATTTTCTCATAAATTTGCGGCTTGGAAATGCCTTCTACAATCGCCTGGAAATACAGCAGCAGAAATTCATCCGAATATTTCAAGTCCACTTTTCCCTCTTTACGCCCCCGATGAAATAAATCCAATAACATGCCGTAATTGACTTCATTAAATTTCTGCATCATCAAAGACTGGCCTGCATCGTCCTTTTTCGTAAAGAAATCCATCATTCTCATATAGAATTGATGATTGATTTTATCTAAATAGCCGATTTTATTTTGGCTCAATGCAATTAGCGTTTCTTCAAACGATTTATTTTCAGCTACAATTTCTCTGGCACCGGTAATTAGTTGATCAATAAAATGCTGGTAAACTTCATGGATAAGATTATCTTTGCTGCCAAAATATTTAAAAAGGGTAGCTTTACCGACATTTGCTCGTTGAGCGATTTCTTCCATGGTTACATTTCCGGCATCATCATCTTTATTCATCAACTCAAAAGTGGCATCTAAAATTTTCTTTTTCTTTTCTTCTGTTCGTTTTTCAAAACCATTCACATGTATGACCCGCTTTCTTTGAACATTCATTAAAAAATTTTGTTTCAATGAACGTATCTCTTCCTATTTATTATATCTGTCTAATTATGAACTGGCAAATAAAAAATAGTATATATTATATTGACTTCATGGATAAAAGAGAATAAAATTGAACCATAAAGTAGTTATATGGTTTAAAACTTTTTATTTAATGTGTTATTGTGAACTAAAAATAAAATTATAGTTTTATTTGTTCTTCTAAATGATTGAATAAGCAGGACGAGATAAAACGGTGTATAACAAGGAGAAAAAGGAGTGTCAGCCTCATGACAAACATGGTGAAATTACAAGGGTTGCAAAAGAAGTTTGGTAGGTTTCAAGCGTTAAGCGATGTAACTTTCACGGTAGAGGAGGGAGAAGTTGTCGGGTTTATCGGGCCGAATGGCGCCGGTAAATCGACCACGATTCGTACGTTATTGGGAATTATTAAGCGTGACGGCGGGCAAGCGGAAATTTTCGGAAAGGATGTTTGGAAAGAAAGTTTGGAAATTCATAAACGTATTTCTTATGTACCAGGGGATGTTGCGCTTTGGGGGAGTCTAACTGGTGGAGAAATCATTGACTTGTTTATGAAGTTACATGGCGGTGGAGATAAACAAAAACGTGATTATTTAATCAAACGTTTTGAATTAGACCCGAAGAAAAAATCCAAAGGGTATTCGAAAGGGAACCGACAAAAAGTTGGTTTGATCGCAGCGCTATCCGTGGATTCGGATTTATATATATTTGATGAGCCGACTTCTGGCCTTGATCCATTGATGGAATCCGTTTTTCAGGAAGAAGTGGAGAAAATAAAGGAAGCAGGGAAATCCATTTTGCTGTCTTCTCATATTCTGAGTGAGGTAGAGCGTTTAGCTGATAGGGTTGTCATTATACGTCAGGGTGAAATTGTAGAAGCGGGGACATTGGATGAGTTACGGCATTTGACCCGTTCTGCTGTAACTTTAACAACAGAAGACGATGTTTCCAAAATGGAGTCTATTGAAGGTGTCCACGATTTCTCGCAAAAAGACAATCAGGCTACATTTTCTGCTGACAACAAATATATCAACCATATTTTAACAGAAGCAACCAAGCTGGGTGTGAAGAAGTTTGAAGCTGTTCCGCCGACGCTCGAAGATTTATTTATGCGTCACTATGAAGGTTAAGCGTAGATAGGGAGGTGAAAAGATGTTTAAAGAAAAATTTGCACGTTGGGATACACTATTTTTGCAATATATAAAGCGTGATTGGAAAAAAATGATTTTTTGGGTTCTTGGAATTGGCTTGTTTTCAGGGGCTTTTGTTCCGGCATTTGAAGAAATAGCAAAAGGGCAAGGTTTAATAGGCATGTATGAAACGTTGCAAAATCCAGCGATGATATCCATGGTCGGTCCAACGCCAATTGATACAGCAACTGATTACACATTAGGTGCCATGTATGCGCATGAGATGTTATTATTCTGCGGTTTGTTTGCGATGATTATGTCTGTCCTGCACGTGGTAGGGCACACACGTAAGGAGGAAGATCTTGGGCTGACGGAGCTTGTACGCTCATTTCAAATTGGGCGGCAGGCAAACTCGCTCGCGGCAATGGCAGAAGTTATTGTTATTAATGGGTTATTAGCACTGTTTATTAGCGGACTGCTCCAGATTTTTGGTGGAGATACGATTTCCGTCCAAGGCTCCATTTTATTTGGAACTTCTGTTGGAATAGCCGGTGTGATTGGAGCAGCTATTGGATTGGTGATGGCACAAATGATGCCTGCTTCATCCAGTGCGACAGGATCAGCTTTGGGTTTAGTTGGTCTACTTTATATTATTCGTGCTGGAACGGATGTATCAAATGTGGATTTCTCGATGTTTAATCCACTTAGCTGGACGTATCTGACTTATCCATTTACGGATAACAACTGGATGCCAATTATTTTCGCTTTGCTTTTCAGTGCAGTAATGGTGATCATTGCTTTTGCGCTGGAGGGCAGGCGTGATATGGGCGCAGGTTACCTGCCTGAAAGAGAAGGTAGAGAACATGCGAAACGGTCGTTATTGTCTGTGCGGGGACTGTTTATCCAATTGAATAAGGGAATCACAATCAGCTGGTTGATTGGTTTTATAGTGATGGGAGCAGCTTATGGATCCATTTATGGGGATATGCAAACATTTCTGGAAAGTAATGAGATGATGAGGCAAATGTTTGCGCAATCAGGAGTTTCTATTGAAGCGTCCTTTACTGGAACGATTATGATGGTCATGATGGGGCTAGTTTCTATTTTGCCGATTGTTATTGTGAATAAGCTTTTTGCTGAAGAAAGTCGATTGCATTTAAGTCAGCTTTACGCCACAAAAGTCACTCGCGGACAATTTTACTGGACAACAATTGGTTTAGCTATTGTTGCCGCGTTAATTGGAACGTTACTGGCTGCTGGCGGGCTTGGCGGTACAGCCTTATCCGTTATGGGGGATGAAGGCACAATGGATATTGCTGATTTTCTTGCAGCCGGCTACAACTTCCTGCCATCGGTTTTATTCTTTACAGGACTTGCAGCTTTAGCGCTTGGCTGGGCACCAAAGTTGGGTAAAGTAGTCTATGCGTATCTTGGCTATTCTTTTATCTTAAATTACTTTGGCGGTATTTTGGACTTACCGGAATGGTTCTCAAAAACAGCTATACAAAGCTGGATTCCACAAATGCCGATAGAAAGTTTCGATGCTCCGGTTTTTATTACGATAATGGTAATTAGTATTGCATTTATGATTATCGGTTATCTTGGTTATCATAGACGGGATATGATAGAAGGAGCTTAACTTCAAATAAAAAAGAAATATATGCAAGCTTGATAAGCCAATTTATTTCGAAATAAGTTGGCTTATTTTCGTTTGGTTTATAAACTTTCCGTGTATGTGATCTTTATTGTAAAAACACATGGGTCCTTGTTTATGTCAACTTTATACTTCCAAAGGAATACATGCTAAGGATAACATTGAAAGGAGCTTGCGTACATAATCGCGTTTAAATAAACATGGCAATCTAGTTGATCCAAAGTGCTTAAGCATGGTATAAGTGTAAAAGAACATTTTTGCTTACATGTTAACCTAGGCAGATAAGAGGCTGGGACAAAACAAAAGTGTTTAATTAAGAAGACGAATGTTATCAAAATTAGCGTAGGAAATATGCGGAGACTCCAGCGGGAGGGAAGGCATAGGTGAGACTCCGAAGTGCGATAGCACAAGGGGGCTCACCAGCCGCCCGCGGAAAGCGAAGTATATTTCCGAAGCGATGTATGTTCGGAATTTATTTGTTAAAAACACTTTTGTCCCAGTTTCTTCCTGTATAAGTGCAACTAAGATTGCCACGCAAAAGCTTGGGGATAACCAAGCTTTCTAGTATTCCATAATGAGAGGAATTTGAATATGATAGATAATTTTTGGCGTGCGTTACCACGGCCGTTTTTTATACTGGCACCAATGGAAGATGTGACGAATGTTGTTTTTCGTCATGTTGTAAGTGCGGCAGCCAGACCTGATGTGTTTTTTACAGAGTTCACAAACTCGGAAAGTTATTGTCATCCAGAGGGGGTTCACAGCGTGCGGGGGCGTTTGACTTTTACAGCGGATGAGCAACCGATTGTAGCCCATATATGGGGGGATAAACCTGAGTATTTTCGGCAAATGAGTATTGGTATGGCGGAGCAAGGGTTTCGCGGGTTGGATATCAATATGGGATGTCCCGTCCCAAATGTGGCTACAAAAGGGAAGGGATGTGGCCTAATCCGTCGTCCGGAAGTTGCAGCGGATTTAATACAAGCAGCAAAGGCAGGAGGATTGCCCGTAAGTGTGAAGACACGTCTTGGTTACACGAGTGTAGACGAATGGTACGACTGGCTGAGGCACCTATTGCAACAAGACATTGTTAATCTTTCTATCCATCTGCGTACGAAAAAGGAAATGAGTAAAGTAGATGCACATTGGGAGGTCATCCCGGAAATTAAGAAGCTTCGTGACGAGGTGGCACCCGATACACTATTAACGATCAATGGCGATATTCCGGATCGCCAAACTGGTTTGGAGCTCGTTCGCAAGTATGGAGTGGATGGAGTAATGATTGGGCGTGGTATTTTTAATAATCCATTTGCTTTTGAAAAGCAGCCCAAAGAACATAGCAGGAAGGAATTGCTTGATCTCTTAAGATTGCAGTTGGATCTTCATGATAAATATTCCGAATTGGAAGCTCGTCCGTTTAAGCCGCTTCGTCGCTTTTTTAAGATATATGTCCGTGGGTTTCGAGGGGCAAGTGAACTACGAGCGCAATTGATGCATACAAATTCAACAGATGATGTACGTGCATTGCTCGAATAACGTTTGAGTAAAAGACGGATGGGTACGGTAGAAGACCTCTCCATGTAAGGAGAGCGAACGCTTCGTTGTTATTTCAGAGATAGAAATGATTCTATGTATTGTCACTTTAAGCAGATCATTTCAGGAGGTAATTGTATGAAGGCGGATAAAATTTTGTCCTCTTTATGTTATTTCAGTGTCTTTTTTGCACCATTTTTATTTCCAATTATTATATTTATTATAGCGTCGGGGAATGTGAGGTATCATGCAGGAAAAGCTTTATGGACACATTTAGTCCCCTATCTTTCTTTTTTTATAGGTGTGGGAGCCTTGGTATTAAATGCTGGGAACCAAACAACAACGCTGATCATTATTTGCATGTTTACGTTGATCGGGATCTACTACATTATTTTAAATATTGTTAGGGGAATAAAGGTTTTACTAGAGAGTTAAATCACGAAAAAACATCAAATTTAGTTTAAAAACTTCGTATGATGGAACAGAACCAAGGAAATCGTTTGACGGATATAAGGAAGAGACATGTATACTTAACTTAAGAAGGTCGAACTCCGATTCACTAAGATACTTAAAAAGTATAAGGCTGGTGAGATTCTAGGAGAGTTGTTTAAGCAATAAAAAAGGAAAGGATACGATTTAGTATGGTGAATCATCAAGCAAAAGATTTAAAATTATCCATTTTGGATTTGGCGACCATGTATAACGGGGAATCAGCATGGCAAACATTACAAAATTCTACAGACCTCGTGCAGTTAGCCGATCGTCTTGGATATACTCGTTACTGGTTTGCGGAACATCATAATACCAAGTATCAAATGAGCACTTCTCCGGATTTATTAGGTGCTCATGCAGCAGCTGTGTCGAACAACATTCGTATTGGATCTGGCGGAATTATGCTGCCGAATCACAGTCCACTTAAGGTAGCAGAGAATTTCTCCATACTCGAAGCTCTGCATCCAGGTCGAATTGATCTTGGAATCGGGCGGGCGCCCGGGACGGATGGCCTGACAGCATTGGCATTAAGAAGGTCACGAGAAGCAGTGACTACCTATGATTTCCCGGAGCAATTGGATGAATTGCTTTCCTTTTTTTCGCATGCATTTCCAAATGATCATCCTTTTAAAGAAATCACGCCTTCACCGGATAAGCATTTGATTCCGGACATTTATATGCTTGGATCAAGTAATGGAGGAATGCAGTTCGCTTCACAGCATGGACTTGGCTTTGTATTTGCAGCTCACATATCTCCCCAATTAGCTGTACCAATGCTGCGAGCTTATCGTGAAAACTTCACACCATCTTCTTACATGCCTGAACCGAAAAGCGTGTTATCTATCATTGTCATTGCTGCAGAAACAGATGAAGAAGCTGAATATCTGGCAGGACCGGCAGAATTACAATGGGTACGATGGGGGACAGGAGAATTTCAACTGGCTCCTCCAACGCTTGAAGAGGCAAAGGCCCATGAATATACACCTCAGGAGGAAGATGTACGGAGAGAAAATAAAGGCCGCTTTGTGATAGGAAGCGTGGAAAAGGTAGAGAAGCAACTTAGGAAACTTGCGGAAGATGCGATGGTCGATGAAATCATGATATTGAACATGTTGACCGAAAAACACACACGGCACAGGTCTTATGAACTTTTGGCAGATGCGTTTAACCTTTCCCCTTCTAATCAATGATGAAAGGGTGAAGAAACGAAAGAGAGAAGGGTGCGAACCAACCAAATCACCAGAATGCATGCATGTATGAAAATGAGTCTTTGAAATTCTCTGTACTTTGCTTATGAGTTTATGAATGTTGACGAAATCTTGGTCGAACAGTGTCAGACACTGTTCGCTTTTCATATTTCATGATATAATATGGTCTTATAGTGACCTTATGTTTTTAAGGGGGTTAGAAATGAACAATGAACAAGCAGCTTCCGCGCAGAAGTTGGATAAAGCAATAACATCAAGTAATCACATTATCCGTGATCTTATATCACTTTTGAAATTAAAAGTACTCATCGCTAATGTTTTTCCGGTTTTCACCGGTTTCTGGTTAGCTGTTTACTTTACCGGTGGTTCTTTTGCAGCGCAATTGGATACATTTCTGTTAACGGTAATTGGAAGTACATTAATCATTGCAGGTGCACTTCTTTTTAATAATTGGTATGAGGTTGACCTTGATAAAGAAATGAAACGCACGCAAACACGTCCTACTGTAACTGGGAATTTTTCTCTACAGGCTGTATTCAAAATGGCAGCAGCATCTACAGGAATTGGGTTCATCCTAATGTTGTTTACAACGTTAGAAGCAGCGTTATATGCTGTGCTTGGATGGTTTGTCTATGTCGTATTATATACCCTATGGTCGAAACGAAAATATACACTCAATACGGTAATCGGTAGTTTATCGGGAGCATTTACACCTTTAATCGGATGGGCAGCAATAGATTCTGCTTTTCATATTGTACCAATGGTCTTGTTTCTTGTGTTGTTTATATGGCAAATACCACACACGTTTGCGATTGCAATCAAAAGACATGATGAATACAAAGCTGCAGGGGTACCGATGTTACCGGTTGTACATGGTTTTGCGTTTACCAAGCGGCAGATTGTTGTCTATGTTGCATGTTTACTTCCATTACCGCTGTTTTTAGCGACATTTGGCACAACCTTTATCGTACTGGCAACGTTGCTTAATGCTGGATTTTTATATTTAGCTATACGTGGATTTTTCACAAAAGATAATCGCAAATGGGCTCAAACAATTTTTATATACTCATTAAGCTATTTATTCGTTTTATTTCTGATAATGATTATCGCTACGTTACCTGTGTTTACTTAGTAATACCGTAAGAAAAACAATTCCAATGGAGGTATTTTGATGGTTATGATAAATAAAGGGGAAAATAAGTTTTATGTGGGAGACGATATAAAAGATCCATTGGCTGAGATTACGTTTATAGAAAATGGGGATAACCGGCTTGTCATTGATCATACTTATGTATCGGATGAGCTTCGTAGACAAGGTATTGCGGGAGAGTTAGTGGGAAAAGTAGTGATGCGCGCAAGAGAAAAAGGGAAAAAAATTCTGCCTTTATGCCCGTATGCCAAAAGTAAACTGGAAAAAACACCGGAATATCATGATATACTGGAGAATCAGTAAAAGAGATATAATAATCAGGACCTCTCTTGTGGGAGAGGTCCTGATTTTTTGTATTGGTGGGATAGTATAATAGGGATATGGCTGAGTTACGATGGCTAAAGGCTATCTAATCTGCCTTCCTCCCGTCAGACGTGGTCTGTCCCGAATTGGTACGGCGCCCCCCTGCTTTAGAAAGTTTCCTTCCGAACTGACACTTATCTTTCCCGATTTGAAATTCGTTATTTTATTACGCACGAGATCTACATTGAAAGATTTTCGTATTAGTGCTTAACTGATATAATGTTTACATGCTATTTTTTAACAATCCAATAACTACTACGGAAGATAATGATGTAAAAGATGAGGATTAGATTTTTCGACATTGGTTAAAGTAAACCTACCTATTATTTTAAGAACTAGAGGAGATCATTTATGTCTAATAGAAAAGAAGGAGACTCATTCGTTTATACGGTTAAGGAGCAAACAGAACTGTTGCCTTTTTTGCGGGAGGTAATGTCCAATCGCAGCCGAAATTCAGTGAAGTCTATACTCACCCGTGGCCAGGTTACGGTTGATGACCATATAGAAACAAAACATAATTATGCCCTTTACCCAGGGCAGACTATTACCATTTTAAAAAACAAGGCGGCAATAAAAGAAAGTGCATTAACAGGGATGTCGATTTTATACGAGGATGACGATATCATTGTTATTAATAAAGAGGCTGGCTTGCTTTCTATTGCTACTGAAAAGGAGAAGAAGCAAACGGCACACCATCAATTGATGGACTATGTTCGTCGTGAAGATGCCCAAAACCGGATTTTTGTGGTACATCGGCTTGATAAGGATACCTCAGGTGTTATGATGTTTGCGAAAAAGGAGCAAGTGAAGCAGATGCTGCAAGAGGACTGGAAGGAAACT
It encodes the following:
- the hmpA gene encoding NO-inducible flavohemoprotein translates to MLDESTIKIVKSTAPLLQEHSKEIGKRFYELLFSRVPELYNMFNQTNQKRGFQQEALAYGVYLAGANIDNLKAVETMVERVTEKHRALGVQAEQYPIVGENLIEAVKDVLGDAATDEVIEAWEKAYQAIADFFIDIENKLYKQTELQPGGWVGNRSFYVAQKVKESDVITSFYLKPEDGKRIPVYNPGQYLTIQADIKGEKYFHMRHYSLSDAPNHEYYRISVKREDALNGAPAGIVSNYLHHEVAVGDVLPIRAPAGDFTFKTEGQPIVLLSGGVGITPMMSMFNTLVETHSDREITFIHAAANSKVHAMREHVEELVKEHKNITSFVCYSAPTEQDRSEKRYDKEGFINLNWLKTVLSDNRKDFYFCGPLPFLKAINGALKEWGVPKEKRTYELFSPISTIEEA
- a CDS encoding FAD-dependent oxidoreductase gives rise to the protein MANSKIKLKKKELVANDTMAFHWEMPEGFEFKAGQLTHIKLINPSEIDEEGTKRALSLVYAPSENELVTATRLRDSAFKRVLKDLPEGSEVAFDGANGSFTLHKTESTPAVFIIGGIGITPIRSMIAEATNQQTDHELTLLYSNKTPDDAPFLSDLENMEKQNPNFKFVPVMTRSSADEWNGELGHIDADMLKRHVSDINKPIYYLSGPGNMVEAMQKMLVEAGVNEDNIRTEEFAGY
- a CDS encoding TetR/AcrR family transcriptional regulator; the encoded protein is MKQNFLMNVQRKRVIHVNGFEKRTEEKKKKILDATFELMNKDDDAGNVTMEEIAQRANVGKATLFKYFGSKDNLIHEVYQHFIDQLITGAREIVAENKSFEETLIALSQNKIGYLDKINHQFYMRMMDFFTKKDDAGQSLMMQKFNEVNYGMLLDLFHRGRKEGKVDLKYSDEFLLLYFQAIVEGISKPQIYEKIAPYTEEWTEMLIKGIAPGKH
- a CDS encoding ABC transporter ATP-binding protein encodes the protein MTNMVKLQGLQKKFGRFQALSDVTFTVEEGEVVGFIGPNGAGKSTTIRTLLGIIKRDGGQAEIFGKDVWKESLEIHKRISYVPGDVALWGSLTGGEIIDLFMKLHGGGDKQKRDYLIKRFELDPKKKSKGYSKGNRQKVGLIAALSVDSDLYIFDEPTSGLDPLMESVFQEEVEKIKEAGKSILLSSHILSEVERLADRVVIIRQGEIVEAGTLDELRHLTRSAVTLTTEDDVSKMESIEGVHDFSQKDNQATFSADNKYINHILTEATKLGVKKFEAVPPTLEDLFMRHYEG
- a CDS encoding ABC transporter permease yields the protein MFKEKFARWDTLFLQYIKRDWKKMIFWVLGIGLFSGAFVPAFEEIAKGQGLIGMYETLQNPAMISMVGPTPIDTATDYTLGAMYAHEMLLFCGLFAMIMSVLHVVGHTRKEEDLGLTELVRSFQIGRQANSLAAMAEVIVINGLLALFISGLLQIFGGDTISVQGSILFGTSVGIAGVIGAAIGLVMAQMMPASSSATGSALGLVGLLYIIRAGTDVSNVDFSMFNPLSWTYLTYPFTDNNWMPIIFALLFSAVMVIIAFALEGRRDMGAGYLPEREGREHAKRSLLSVRGLFIQLNKGITISWLIGFIVMGAAYGSIYGDMQTFLESNEMMRQMFAQSGVSIEASFTGTIMMVMMGLVSILPIVIVNKLFAEESRLHLSQLYATKVTRGQFYWTTIGLAIVAALIGTLLAAGGLGGTALSVMGDEGTMDIADFLAAGYNFLPSVLFFTGLAALALGWAPKLGKVVYAYLGYSFILNYFGGILDLPEWFSKTAIQSWIPQMPIESFDAPVFITIMVISIAFMIIGYLGYHRRDMIEGA
- a CDS encoding tRNA dihydrouridine synthase, whose product is MIDNFWRALPRPFFILAPMEDVTNVVFRHVVSAAARPDVFFTEFTNSESYCHPEGVHSVRGRLTFTADEQPIVAHIWGDKPEYFRQMSIGMAEQGFRGLDINMGCPVPNVATKGKGCGLIRRPEVAADLIQAAKAGGLPVSVKTRLGYTSVDEWYDWLRHLLQQDIVNLSIHLRTKKEMSKVDAHWEVIPEIKKLRDEVAPDTLLTINGDIPDRQTGLELVRKYGVDGVMIGRGIFNNPFAFEKQPKEHSRKELLDLLRLQLDLHDKYSELEARPFKPLRRFFKIYVRGFRGASELRAQLMHTNSTDDVRALLE
- a CDS encoding DUF4870 domain-containing protein, coding for MKADKILSSLCYFSVFFAPFLFPIIIFIIASGNVRYHAGKALWTHLVPYLSFFIGVGALVLNAGNQTTTLIIICMFTLIGIYYIILNIVRGIKVLLES
- a CDS encoding LLM class flavin-dependent oxidoreductase, whose protein sequence is MVNHQAKDLKLSILDLATMYNGESAWQTLQNSTDLVQLADRLGYTRYWFAEHHNTKYQMSTSPDLLGAHAAAVSNNIRIGSGGIMLPNHSPLKVAENFSILEALHPGRIDLGIGRAPGTDGLTALALRRSREAVTTYDFPEQLDELLSFFSHAFPNDHPFKEITPSPDKHLIPDIYMLGSSNGGMQFASQHGLGFVFAAHISPQLAVPMLRAYRENFTPSSYMPEPKSVLSIIVIAAETDEEAEYLAGPAELQWVRWGTGEFQLAPPTLEEAKAHEYTPQEEDVRRENKGRFVIGSVEKVEKQLRKLAEDAMVDEIMILNMLTEKHTRHRSYELLADAFNLSPSNQ
- the cyoE gene encoding heme o synthase: MNNEQAASAQKLDKAITSSNHIIRDLISLLKLKVLIANVFPVFTGFWLAVYFTGGSFAAQLDTFLLTVIGSTLIIAGALLFNNWYEVDLDKEMKRTQTRPTVTGNFSLQAVFKMAAASTGIGFILMLFTTLEAALYAVLGWFVYVVLYTLWSKRKYTLNTVIGSLSGAFTPLIGWAAIDSAFHIVPMVLFLVLFIWQIPHTFAIAIKRHDEYKAAGVPMLPVVHGFAFTKRQIVVYVACLLPLPLFLATFGTTFIVLATLLNAGFLYLAIRGFFTKDNRKWAQTIFIYSLSYLFVLFLIMIIATLPVFT
- a CDS encoding GNAT family N-acetyltransferase, whose product is MVMINKGENKFYVGDDIKDPLAEITFIENGDNRLVIDHTYVSDELRRQGIAGELVGKVVMRAREKGKKILPLCPYAKSKLEKTPEYHDILENQ
- a CDS encoding RluA family pseudouridine synthase, encoding MSNRKEGDSFVYTVKEQTELLPFLREVMSNRSRNSVKSILTRGQVTVDDHIETKHNYALYPGQTITILKNKAAIKESALTGMSILYEDDDIIVINKEAGLLSIATEKEKKQTAHHQLMDYVRREDAQNRIFVVHRLDKDTSGVMMFAKKEQVKQMLQEDWKETVSERTYAALVEGEMEKKKGYVSSWIKESKTHLMYSSPMKNDGQHAITHYKVIQSNKDFSLLEIKLETGRKNQIRVHMQDLGNPVVGDKKYGSKQNTIRRLGLHATVLAFRHPTTGELLRFEADVPKSFLVKSR